The DNA segment ttttcgttttggtattttcatgaatttattCATGAACTAAAATGTAGACAATTTGTGCGGACGTAATACTTTTTttatgaaacccattattttATAATGCAACCGATCCGTTTTTCATGTATTCAAAGCAATGATGTTAGTCATTTGTAGTAGACAGAAGGAAGTGACGAGTTCGAGCTAGTGTGTTGTTACACAATATTTatagcaaatgaagtaaaagatttcatatCAAACACTATACATACTTCAATTACATGAAATGATATTTAGCTATATTATATGCAGGACTTTATATTGTAATGCACTTACCGTTTCTGGCAGCTTAAGCTATTTTAACTAATTAAAATGTAGACAAATGTTGaataaaacaaacacaaaCGAAATATGCTCAGAAATTTACAACCagaattaattaatgaaaaaaagtgGTGAAAACAGACTGCTCTAATTAGTGAATCCCTTTTCGCTGGTTGTGTCTTTGATATCTATGACCTGTGATTCATGGGGTAGcagaataaatgaaaattacgtAACACCAACCGAACTGTcggtatttttttaaatttagcaaTAAGACATTTAAGCCAGTAAgcttgaaaattcatttctaatttgtttcaatattttatttttgcaggCCCAGAGCGACGAAGATGATGTTGGGCCGGACGATGTTGCCGTTAATGTGGAAGGTCGGGATGGATTCATGGACGAATTCTTTGACGTGGTGGAAGACATACGGGAGATGATAGATAATATACAAGCAAATGTGGAAGAGGTGAAGAAAAAACACAGTGCAATTTTGTCAGCACCGCAGTCAGATGAAagtaagtaaaataaatttattcgcatttttcttttcacaatcttttttttttttaatataaaatatatatatatcgttTACACATAGAAGACATGACAAAGCTTTTTccgaaaatatatataaaaaacaacattctcatgaaattatattttcactgGTTTGAGAGCAActtgttgaaaatataaaaaaaggaattttatcTTGGAGATTGTTGTACGATACTTTGGCATTTAACTCCACCTCCATAACATGacaatttgattaaaatgtttttcatcaaGCGTACCACTCATATCAAACATAAAACCGTTAACGCGTAGGAAGAGTCgattatattttattcgagATAGCGAAAAGTCCTTTTTGATTAGTATAgcagaaaaagtgaaaaaaaaagaaatttctcgGTTGTGTATATAAAGCATctttttaatacaaattcattgctcacaaaatgttgtgcttttaataatatttttatggcTCGTGGTACTTAAGTTGATTTTGATGTTTATAAGCCTAAATAATGTGGGAAGACATTCAGTCATCTGTTTTCGATAGCAACGATGATAATGAGTTAGGACCGCCAGTTAATGTGGTACTGTGTACAAAAAGGTAtgcgaatgaagtaaaagattttaggGATTTTTATCGGAGGACGTCTTCCGTTATTAAAAGTTTAGAAATATTCGCACCTAGACGGATAACTATGTCTTGTCCCATGTAATGGTACTTTTTGGTCACATTTAAAAGCACACTGttctaatgaaattttcgaaagatcAGAGTTGagccaataaacatttcgaaaaaaaaagttccgcAATCCATCCAAAAGTAATGGAAACGAAAAAAAGGTAGTTTTGGAGACGACGGTTCCGACAATaaagatattttttcttcatatccAATGATTTTCATGCTGAATAGAAAgccatcattttcatttctgcTTACAGAATGCAGATTTATCTAACCTTGTTAAATTCTAACAAGTTGCAGCGCGTTAGCGCATTTAACGAAAGTAAAATAGAAacttgaaaactttttaacaACTTCAACAAGTTCATACTTATAGTTTGTTAGACTAGGTTTGACATTTAATTATCACATCGCGCTCATTACCGTATGACCTttaatctagtacttcaaaacCAATACATTTCACTTGGATAACATTTATGAAAAGAATCAGAGaatcagaaattaatttcagatACAATTTACTGGCAGTTAATCTAGAGTAACCTCACAAAGAAAGTGATTATAGGCAGGTTACAAGATCTCTATATACATTTCCTCAGAAATCTACATAATATTAGGTAAATGGAAAATGACGACTGTTGGTTTGAGCATAAATTTGTGGTATACCGTATAGAAACcagatttcatttaaaattgaattacagCAGACAAGTCtctaattaaatattttcagtatAAAGTAGTTGAAAATGTCTGGAAAATGTAATGCTGATctaaattgagttttttttccgTTAGTAGCACGGTTAatggaaaagttttgttttaaatgggGTAGTTGTTGTGGTGCCAAAGTGCATATATATACCTAACATATAATAGTATTTACATTCGgtttaaattttcgagttttaattattttgtaattgaaaCTAGGCGCTGAGGTGTAATTTATTTACGCGATTGAAATGTAAACAATTGTCGTGTTTGTAAGCCAAAACTTTGTGATATAACGtctgaaaagtaaaaaataggTAAAGTTGAAGCATCCCCTACAGAATGAATTATCTGCcaataataaacattttgggaAATGGTATGTACAACTATGTGACgaaaagagtttcacattaatcCAGTGGTCCTAAGTTTTCTAACAACAAATGttctgattcaatcaaaatattaatttgaacCTCTTTTCACATTAATTGTTAAACAATTTCCCTTTGATTTTCACGTAAAACCCATATACCCGCGAAAACTCAATCTAATCCCTTTGCAacaattaatcaatttttattacgTCATGGTCATGAGGTAGGCTTATTTTTAAATGGAGTGTAATcccaaaaaataataaaatttgctaATTGAAAAGTATTATCACTTTTCATTACCCTATTTCGGTATAAATGACTTTTATAAAGTAATTTACGctgttttttctctctctagAAAATTCTGCAAATAATGTACTGGTTTAATGACGATTCAcggtattttattttcaaaaaatctttattGCTTGCGGTACTCACCGCATATCAATTTCTCTAATTAAACAAACCTTTAGAGGGGAAAACGTCAATGTCGTTTAAATGATACAATTTTATAGCTACATTGTCTAACCTTTCATCTCATTTTGGGTATGTTTGTCCGGACCGGTAAATaaccaaaatatatttaattaagGGAACATAGTTAAGACAGAATCCAATTAGGAGTCAAGCGAAAAATCATTATGAAATCGTCCCAgtaacaaaactttcaaactAAAAATATCTCCGTCTTAATTGCTCATGATAACAAATATAACATTGACACATTCGATGCCATTATTATAttccacaaatattttatttttctttatttgatttaaagaGTGGAAATGACTTCCACCAGTTTGTCAATTGGCAAACTACAGGAGTCGTTTGTTAACAAGTAAAATTAATAGAGAAAGATGTGATGCCTTGAATACAATGAAATGCCGTTAAGGGCAACCCGCGACCCAAATATCGAATAATAACGAATAGCGATGTACTTAAGTATTCATCTGAATGAATGgcagtaaataaatttattttcgttttatattgTGACATTGAGAGGTTGAagtgaggaaaaaaaatttagtgtgcaaatgaaattaataaaacgTCGCGCCGCTCTTCTTTATTTAATTATGAAATATGCTTCAATGCTATTAcccatttcttttttaaaatttccctGATGAATAGAACGAATTTTCAGTTCCATAAAAGTCAAATAGTTTTTATCGTCTTTTCATATCGTTTCACACAATGTAATGGaaccaaaaaatgtaaaaaaaaattgtccggAAGCGCAAACTGTGCTCAACTATcgttggaaaatatttattatgcaGAACGTAGCAGcgatggaaaataattaaatgggAAATCTTACAATTTCTACAGAATCTGGAGTACAGAGAAAAATaataacgaaatttttcgCTGTTAAtcttgaattttaattacactgaagtttcagattttctgctgttattaaaatttcttttcccaAACGATTTTCGTTCACGAGTAGAGTTCAATTACTGAAAGACATGTAAGCacttttgattaaaatattaGTATCCCACACACGTCAGTCAAGGGATGATAATAAAggaatcataaaaaaaaaaattagtcgTCCGATATCGACAGCGATGATAAAAATAATGGCCTCTGACTAAAATGTGACATTATATAGCGAAATACATGGTGAAACGTATAGATGAGTGGGAAACTTCTTTACTACCCGAAAACCAAGGTTCGACCCGAACTACAGAATTTTGTTGTCCATCAtgacatttaatgaaaaaagccCAAACCTGAATTTTTTGCCCACgaacattcattttaaaacaCGCATTCCCTGCATATATTAAAAACGTCAATGCCTACGTCGAGCATACGGTATGGGCTCTGGGAAGACCACGTTTTCGGGCGGCCGACTCATGTCTAGTTATACGAATGAAATGACTTATTTTATATGAATCACTAGGTAAACACATTTAACAAAGGAAAAAACGCTTGCTGTTTGAAACGGTTTCTCTAACATTACTTCATCGCAATAATCTTAtttcagaaacaaaacaagaacTGGAAGATCTGATGGCTGAcatcaaaaaaattgccaacaaAGTCCGTACCAAATTAAAAGCTATTGAACAAAACATCGAACAAGAGGAACAAGCCAATAAATCAAGTGCTGACTTAAGGATACGTAAAACGCAACATTCAACATTATCCCGAAAGTTTGTAGAAGTGATGACAGAATATAATCGAACTCAGACCGATTATCGAGAGCGTTGCAAAGGCAGAATACAACGACAACTGGAAATTAGTAAGTTTGATCGAACAATTTGCCAATTTCGTTGTGCAATGCTTAAATGCAatcttgttttattttaaatagcGGGTAGAACAACAACCAATGAAGAATTGGAGGAGATGTTGGAGCAAGGAAATTCAGCTGTATTTACACAAGGAGTAAGTAGTGgcgtgaattttatttaaattttaagtccAATCCGATGGCACTTAATAAGTAGAAAGGATTCGCTGAAATACATTTGGTGAAAgctccaaaaaaaatcgtatgcAAAGCCAAGGATAGAATAAATTGATAGAATTTTCGCAGaggaaatttcttttatttatttatagaacctgcgttttcaatttaatagCACGTTTCAGATGTCGTACATGTGcgacattcaattttttctttattgatttactctttatttcaataatttgaaacagaaattcaaaatagaCACACATTTCTCTCGGATATCGTAActcaataaacaattttcaacagATAATAATGGAAACacaacaagcaaaacaaacacttGCCGATATTGAAGCACGACATGCTGATATTATaaagttggaaaattcaataagAGAACTCCACGATATGTTCATGGATATGGCAATGTTGGTAGAGAGTCAGGTAAAGTTTTTCCGTTCTAtccttcttttttgttgtttgttaaaaCCGAACAGGTTCATACTTTTACTTGGTacgtacatttttttatgttcatgGCACTGCAAGTGGAATCATTATACTGGATGATTCGATTCGgcggaaaaactttttcgatttCTAGTTTGCTTTTTAGCCATCGAAAAGAAGGGGTTTGTATCAGCTCAGTTCCGGAAAGCGATTGcaaaatgtgaaaagttttcttcctaattttcttacaaattaaCGCCAAGTTATGTAGACGAACTGTCGATAAAAGTCGAATTCAGTTTTTGCCCCAGGAAAACTAGTTATCGAAACTTTAAATACCAATTTTGTGGTATATTGTGCACTAATTGGGTTTGCGGTTCACAAAATTACTCGCATATTCACGTATGTTCTTATTAATTACGATTAACGATTTTACAGACCTGGTTACCTCACATAAGGGGATTGTATAATGCTCTGGTTAGTAAGAAGACGTAAGAACATATAACCAGTAGATCGATCCCTATGCGGCATTACATCATTAATCTATATCTATCAGCTTAACGGAAAGTCCTGGTAGAATTTATCAAATATCCGATTtaaaagaaatcaattttttgttcgttctGCCTACAAATTTATACAAAGGAATACGCCGGTCGTTTGATTCCAAGCTAAAAGAATGTGTGGCATTTTTTATGCTGAAGATTTATCATTCCATTTAAAACGGGTCAGTTTTTTACTTCACCGAAAGAATTATAACTACAAGAATTGAACGCGATGCCAACCGATTTCGTTTTATTACGCAAGGGAATTAGCATTACGACACGAATGTATGCCTATATGTATTGTCGATATCGCAGGTTGTATTACAATCGCTGATGGTTATATAATTCTTCGACTGTAACAGTAAcgaacaatttgaaactgaGCTGACACAAATGTCCcgtgaaattgaaatattttttgtttctttgtttgatatagaaattaaaaaccaaaaaatcaaaattttctaatgaaaTTCATAATAAATGTATACAGGGCGAAATGATTGATCGCATAGAGTACCATGTTGAACATGCCATGGACTATGTCCAAACGGCTACACAAGATACCAAAAAAGCACTAAAATATCAAAGCAAAGCTCGCCGGGTAAGTTATTTCacaaacaatttattaatcaattttttttctgtttgttttgttcCCTGTCCATTCCGTTTTCCACAATATCCCACAAATTTccgaacattttttgttattataattttcatacatcaatttcgttcgttttattttgaaaataacgTTTACCTTCCTctatgttttgtttaaataaccTTTGAATTTTCATGGGTATTTTCTTcctattttaacaaaaaccttttcccttatttttccgtttttctttgataataatttaactaaaaataattaaaattaaaatgtttttcctttTCCTATGGTGTAAACTGTTGTTGCTCGTTGCATGTTGCTTTACGTaatgtttcattaaaaacGCTTTTggataataaaaatgttgctcgcttttatatataataaaaattgcatGTGTGTGTGATCTATTACTTGTAAACGTTTACTGTCtacgaaataatttaaaataaattctttttcgcTGCAAATATAATAATATTACGAAAACACGTATACTCaataaaaattcacatttttctcaACTTTTGATCTACGGAATCAAAATGACTACAATGATGCATAAAATTTCACTCTGTATGAATATTAACATGACACGAAAAAATCGTTAACTGGGTCTTATTTCAACTATACtgaatacacaaaaaaataatgttacgACAACGATATACTACTTCCTTATACCTGTTACTAATCTGCAAATAAAATGATCTAAATCTCTATAAAAACACGTCTTCCTAATGTAAATAATATTGACTACACTGATAAATCCTATTCCACCCACTCTCCATTAAAACATCTTTTTCTAATGCCgtactaaaaataaaatcaaaattcttttatccTTTAAcaactactactactactgcaatatatataataaaaaaatattataaaatccCACAATCCAAAATGGCATTCTCTACAATGTTCTTATActgttttttatttcttttctgtGGGTGGTTGACGTACACACTAAACAACCCTCCACGGCGCAAAATGACAACGCGCATGCCATAAAACATTTCCCCAACGTTCATCAACCGAACACTCGTTTAACATCGCTACCATTCAAACAACCATCTAACTTAAACCTTCTATCAAACACTACCATTTCATCTATCCGTCCACCACCTCGTTCCAAAAATTCCTCCAAGGTAACGGCGACAACCACTTCCCTGTTGTCTATGccatcatcgtcatcatctcAATCATCACCAACACCAATCAACCcaaatacacacacacaatccTCCGGCATCACATTGAATGCTGCGAAAATTTCGATGAAATCGTCGTCATCAATGGTATCGTCGTCGCCCGCGTCATCATTAAATGACGATGGAATCTTACAACAACATCGGTTCTGTACGAATAATAGGGCGAAATGGTCGACAATATTGAGCACCACGTGGAAGAGAGTGGAAGATACACTGAAACAGCACGTGCCGAGCTTGTCAAAGCCCAGGAGTACCAATCGAAAGCACGAAAGGTACacataataagaaaaaaaaagtcaaacaaaaattttagtgATTTCTTCATCGATATTTTGTACATCATCCCGTCAATCTGTATGTATATGCCTACAATTTCAGTCGAGTGTTTCGACTGTTGAACTTCATTAATTCGTTTCTCATATCctgtctgtttttttttttttgggttcaaCTGAGGGTGTCTTCAACCGATATTTTTTGTCTATTTAGAGTTACTAAAACCTGATAGCCGAATAGTCTAATGATATTGCTGCTTTGAATTAGATTTTAATTTCCTTTGACCTGTATACATGAATCAAGTTTAGTTTAGTCTGAATACCCGAACAGTATGTATCATTGAATGGCTATGTTCGAATGGATATAAAAGCTGTAGATAATAAGCTTTCACTTTCATAATCGATAGTAGGTGCCCTGTAAAATAGTCTAATGAGACATTTAGTTAGAAATTTCCATAGTTTAATTCACAATTTAGTTGACTCTGGATCATAAATTGGCCGTCCAAAAGGcatctttttttgtaaagctttTGAGAAAACCTAACGGCTGATATTATTAGCGTAATCGCTAACGGCCTTCCACAGTTTCTATAgaagttttacaaaataatcGAATTATTTTCCATTGCATATTGTTCTGGAGTATATATTATACCCAACCCACACTGCCACATGTTTATGTCGATAACATTGAACAAATGTTGCGGTTTCAAGCAATTAATTAGTTTAATTAATTCACCTATCACCAGCGAAGACCTAAATGAATGAGTTTCACTATTTGTGcgaatttgattgatttccGTTTCACTATTGAGAATGCCATTATTTAGTGGCCAATAAAATCGCTaggatttaatttaattcgttGTCTGTGACATTTAATGAATAAAGTGTTTTTACCGTCAATTTCCGTTGTGTGTTTTCTCCTATCACATAAAAGTGTGTTCAtacataaattcattttgtttatttgccTCCCTCATCGGTTATTCCGTCGATTTGGGCatttatttctattgtttcaGATTCAATATCTAGTCACAATCAttaaaatattccaagaaatGAGCTTTTATAAAGTGTTAGCTAGATAAAGGTATCCGAAACGTtccattttcacttttctcattAGCTCTTAACATTAGGATTATTGACGTAATATTATACAGCCTTAGCGAGCTACCACCTTCCTTAGTAAATGCataattacattttctatGTGCTCTCTTTTACGAGTAGGACGGAGTGAGTCCATGCGATTAATTCAAGGGGCAAAATTCTCACGTGAACCtctaaacaaaacaaagttgAATGGAAAACAGTTCATTCGTGAAAGACCTTGTATCGCCAAAAAGCTTCCTTTAATTCGAgctttctttgtttttttttcattaaaaagaaGCAGTCAACAATCATTACTCAAATTCCCAAATGCTACGCATATATGTGGCATTTCGGTATACTCTATATCTGACAAAATTTATAAAGTTTCGCATTTATGGTGGTAATACGGTAATTATTATTAAGTGCGTAGCCATGGCtatggaattttttgtaatttatctTGTTGCTGTATTCACAGACTCTTCTTTTTATTCCCTTGTTATATTCGCCAAGGGTATGTAATGTACCCCCATAACATCATCATGacattcgttttattttacgCTTTGATTGCAGTCATTTTATTCATTCCTTTTTTCTGATTCTTAAGATGATTATAGGCGGTCATTAGTGATATTTCTCGTTTTCTTATTTCGTAACAATGGAGGGCTGCTGTTCAATGGTAAATTTAGGAGGAAAATGTACGGAAAATTGCGTTCACACCgtttttttgtatgggaaagtTTTGACATTGTTTTCTTGTGATGATTTCAGATTAGCTGAAAAACAAATCATTATCCGATATCAGGTTATAATTACCAATTAAGTGCTGCATCCGtgcacaattttcttttattttacattatcttttttgttaaaatttttaacttatttTTTAAGTTATTATCGAACATAAAATCAAGTACGAGGTCCATATCCAATTTTCACTTCAGGCAAGACTTTTAAACTTTGATAAATTTCCAAACTACTTTTGATTGCATAAATACAGTTTGTATACAAACATGTGTACTTCTTATCTGTTCATACGGCAAAGTTTTAATCCTTTTAATTCACAGTTTTGACGTTGTGAGACATTTATTTAAGAGAGTGGTTTTTGTAAAACTCATACTAAGGATGCACCGTTCCAAGATGCATTTATGAGTCTGTGTACGCAAATGTTATCTCATTCGAGGAATGTCAGTTTAAACCATGTTAATTCAAGTCAAGATTTCTTCAACTTTTAAGagaaataaactaaattatAATTAACGAGCATGAAGTGCTATAAGTACGACTAATTAACCTATTAGAAGTATCTTGTCGCCctcgacaaaaataataaagacCGCATGATGAgaagatatttaaaaaaaaggaagtagcagatttattGACTACATTGTCATGCGTTTGCCGTTCACAAAAGGTTTTCATGACAAATTGGCTTATGTGTAAGATGAGATGCTAATTTAtccgaaaatgaaatttcccaacatttaaaaaaacaaagatCGAATGCATCATTTCATGGTTTTTATTGCAATCAGTGATACATGTTATGTGTGTGATTCCCCAAGGTGAAAGGTTTTTATGTTGgcttttataatttatttgtttttaagttattttatcatttttacatttcatttttaactattttatttatttatttttctcttttcttttattatttcag comes from the Bradysia coprophila strain Holo2 unplaced genomic scaffold, BU_Bcop_v1 contig_358, whole genome shotgun sequence genome and includes:
- the LOC119081802 gene encoding syntaxin-1A isoform X5; this encodes MTKDRLAALVAAQSDEDDVGPDDVAVNVEGRDGFMDEFFDVVEDIREMIDNIQANVEEVKKKHSAILSAPQSDEKTKQELEDLMADIKKIANKVRTKLKAIEQNIEQEEQANKSSADLRIRKTQHSTLSRKFVEVMTEYNRTQTDYRERCKGRIQRQLEITGRTTTNEELEEMLEQGNSAVFTQGIIMETQQAKQTLADIEARHADIIKLENSIRELHDMFMDMAMLVESQGEMIDRIEYHVEHAMDYVQTATQDTKKALKYQSKARRTLHQQILIFKIFINIGKNTCQTQRK
- the LOC119081802 gene encoding syntaxin-1A isoform X3 — translated: MTKDRLAALVAAQSDEDDVGPDDVAVNVEGRDGFMDEFFDVVEDIREMIDNIQANVEEVKKKHSAILSAPQSDEKTKQELEDLMADIKKIANKVRTKLKAIEQNIEQEEQANKSSADLRIRKTQHSTLSRKFVEVMTEYNRTQTDYRERCKGRIQRQLEITGRTTTNEELEEMLEQGNSAVFTQGIIMETQQAKQTLADIEARHADIIKLENSIRELHDMFMDMAMLVESQGEMIDRIEYHVEHAMDYVQTATQDTKKALKYQSKARRKKIMMLVCLTIVCIILSVYAAKTLGFM
- the LOC119081802 gene encoding syntaxin-1A isoform X2, which gives rise to MTKDRLAALVAAQSDEDDVGPDDVAVNVEGRDGFMDEFFDVVEDIREMIDNIQANVEEVKKKHSAILSAPQSDEKTKQELEDLMADIKKIANKVRTKLKAIEQNIEQEEQANKSSADLRIRKTQHSTLSRKFVEVMTEYNRTQTDYRERCKGRIQRQLEITGRTTTNEELEEMLEQGNSAVFTQGIIMETQQAKQTLADIEARHADIIKLENSIRELHDMFMDMAMLVESQGEMIDRIEYHVEHAMDYVQTATQDTKKALKYQSKARRKKIILLVCLTVLGLIVGSGVIAKLTGKG
- the LOC119081802 gene encoding syntaxin-1A isoform X6 → MTKDRLAALVAAQSDEDDVGPDDVAVNVEGRDGFMDEFFDVVEDIREMIDNIQANVEEVKKKHSAILSAPQSDEKTKQELEDLMADIKKIANKVRTKLKAIEQNIEQEEQANKSSADLRIRKTQHSTLSRKFVEVMTEYNRTQTDYRERCKGRIQRQLEITGRTTTNEELEEMLEQGNSAVFTQGIIMETQQAKQTLADIEARHADIIKLENSIRELHDMFMDMAMLVESQGEMVDNIEHHVEESGRYTETARAELVKAQEYQSKARKKKILIGICLLVTLIVLIILLVVFLR
- the LOC119081802 gene encoding syntaxin-1A isoform X1, with the protein product MTKDRLAALVAAQSDEDDVGPDDVAVNVEGRDGFMDEFFDVVEDIREMIDNIQANVEEVKKKHSAILSAPQSDEKTKQELEDLMADIKKIANKVRTKLKAIEQNIEQEEQANKSSADLRIRKTQHSTLSRKFVEVMTEYNRTQTDYRERCKGRIQRQLEITGRTTTNEELEEMLEQGNSAVFTQGIIMETQQAKQTLADIEARHADIIKLENSIRELHDMFMDMAMLVESQGEMIDRIEYHVEHAMDYVQTATQDTKKALKYQSKARRKKICIMVCAVILLIIILSALASYFGLSRNKEYIYPDAA
- the LOC119081802 gene encoding syntaxin-1A isoform X4; translated protein: MTKDRLAALVAAQSDEDDVGPDDVAVNVEGRDGFMDEFFDVVEDIREMIDNIQANVEEVKKKHSAILSAPQSDEKTKQELEDLMADIKKIANKVRTKLKAIEQNIEQEEQANKSSADLRIRKTQHSTLSRKFVEVMTEYNRTQTDYRERCKGRIQRQLEITGRTTTNEELEEMLEQGNSAVFTQGIIMETQQAKQTLADIEARHADIIKLENSIRELHDMFMDMAMLVESQGEMIDRIEYHVEHAMDYVQTATQDTKKALKYQSKARRKKILIGICLLVTLIVLIILLVVFLR
- the LOC119081802 gene encoding syntaxin-1A isoform X7: MTKDRLAALVAAQSDEDDVGPDDVAVNVEGRDGFMDEFFDVVEDIREMIDNIQANVEEVKKKHSAILSAPQSDEKTKQELEDLMADIKKIANKVRTKLKAIEQNIEQEEQANKSSADLRIRKTQHSTLSRKFVEVMTEYNRTQTDYRERCKGRIQRQLEITGRTTTNEELEEMLEQGNSAVFTQGIIMETQQAKQTLADIEARHADIIKLENSIRELHDMFMDMAMLVESQGEMIDRIEYHVEHAMDYVQTATQDTKKALKYQSKARRV